TACTAAATAAGGCACAGCTGTAACATAATTCATAACTGTCTTTTTCTCATATTGATGTACGGTATGAAAAGATTTTTTAATCCATTGATAGTAATGTGGACTCTTTTGTAAATCAGTAAAAAAAGGTCCAACATAAAAAAGGATATTAATGTAGAAGTCACTCATAAATACATCAATAATCTGATCGTATGATGTATCCTCTTCCAATGTAGGTTTACTTTCTTCAATAATAACGCCTTCTTGCTGGTTTTCCCAAATAATAGGCACTTGATCTGGAAATAAACCATGTATTGCTTCTTGAAAAGCTAGTGGATCAATTGGTTCAGATAATGTGAAATAAACAAAACGATATGTATCAGGCGGGGCTTCCAATTTTTCTTTGTTATTTTCAAATAGCAATTGTATCCATTGTTTCTCCCTATTTGTGTTAGTAGGGGACTCATTACCGTAGTATGGGGTTAAAAAAGTATCAAGTAATTGCTTTTCTTTTGTATTTATCTCTTTTTTATCTATACCAATTATTTCATTATTATTTGTAGTAAACCAAAGGTATCCTTTTTTAGGGGTTAGATCTTCCTTTCCCCAAAGTAAGGATGGGAATACTTCTTTTAATTTTTCTAACATTTAGATACCTCACTTTCTATATTTGTTACTCTTATTATAACAAATTGAGTGATATAGAGTGTGATAACTTTTCATGTAATTGAATTATCATTATAATGGTACAATATAAACTGAAACTTCAAGCAGCAGAGCTTTTTTTGCTCTACTACAATGTTAACAGCTTCGTTAGGGTTGTACAGCGGATAAAAGTATAATCATTCAGAAGGGAAGTTGGTGCACAATGTCACCCATAGTAATAGTTTTAGTAATGATTGGAATTGGAGCTCTTATTGGTGGTATTACGAATTCCTTAGCGATCAGAATGCTATTTCGCCCACATGAGGCAAAATATATTGGTAAGTTTAAAGTTCCGTTCACTCCAGGCTTGATTCCAAAAAGAAAAGACGAGTTAGCCAAGCAATTAGGAAAGATGGTGGTGGAACATCTCATAACTGTTGAGGGCATACAAAATAAATTATTTCATGCTGATTTTAAAATTCAAGTGGAAAAGTGGTTAGCAAAAGAATTAGATACTTTGATGAATTCAGATCAGACTGTTCGTACATTCGTTAAAAAAGTGAATTTGAATATAGACGAGGTGCAAATAAAACAAAGCTTACAAAACTGGCTACATAGGTATCAAAAGGATTGGATGCACAAAAATGGTTCGAAACAAATGAGTGAAATTATTGGTCAAGATATGCAAGATAAGGTAGAAGATTTCCTCACGGATAGTGCAACAATGATTCAAGAAAAGGTAAATCAATATATTGCAGGAAAAGCTGCTGCAAATAAAATGCAGGAGTTACTCGATACATACTTTGCTGACAAGGGATTTTTCGGGAATATGTTAGCTTCGGTCTTTGGCGGTAAAACAGTTGTGGATAAAATACAACCGATATTCGTAAACTATACAAAATCTGATGATATGTATGAGGTAATTGAGAAGCTATTGCGAAAAGAATGGGAAAACGTGTTATTCCATTCTGCTAATCAAGTCGAAGAAAAAATAGGACAAGATCGAATTACGACTGCGATCGATTACTTAGTTAATAATTATTTCCCAGTAAAAGAAATAGCAGATAAACCGATTCGGGTTTGGTTAAGCTCATTATCTCCTTTTGTCGATCAAATCGTCACAGGTGCTACGACTCAATTCTTACACGTTGTACAAAAAAGACTAGCTCCTTTACTACATACCCTTGGTTTAGAAGAGATTGTTGAAAAGGAAGTTCAAGCATTTCCTTTGAAGAGAGTAGAAGAGCTCGTATTAAATATTTCACGTAAGGAATTGAAATTAATTACGTATTTAGGAGCATTGTTGGGTGGTTTAATTGGATTAATTCAAGGAATTATTATCGTATTGGTTGGATAATTAATATAGGTTTGTTATAGTAAATGAGTGAGTAATAAAGAAGGATCAAACGTAGGAGGATTTTATAAAAATGTCAAATATTCAAGATAGTGCACACGACTTAGAAAACGCAATACGAAACAGTGAGGAATTTCAAGATTTAAAACAGGCATATGAAACTGTTATGGCGGATGAAGTTGCGAAAAAAATGTTTGAAGATTTTCGTAATACACAAATAGAGTTACAAGAAAAACAAATGCAAGGACAAGAAATTACAGAAGAAGAAGTTGAGAAAGCGCGTAAAGTTGTTGAAACTGTTCAACAACATGAGCAAATTTCTAAATTAATGGACCAAGAGCAACGTTTAAATGTTCTAATTAATGATGTTAGTAAAACAATCACGAAGCCTTTAGAAGAATTATACGGTGCACAAGAATAAATATAAGATTAAAAAAACTTGCTGATGACAGCAAGTTTTTTTAATTGAGAAAGTATTGACAGTTTGCATATTTAACTACATTCTATAATACGTAAGATTAAAGCCATAGAAGATAATGTGAAACTTTTTTGAGTTTAGGCCGTATTAATAAGTAGACAGATTTTTAATAAGAGAGGAGAAATGAAATTATGACGTTAAAGTTAGAACGAGTTACTAAAAAGTTTGGTGACTTTACTGCTGTTAATCAATTGTCAATAGAAATACCAGAAAAACAAATTTTTGGTTTTCTAGGAGCTAATGGTGCAGGTAAAACAACTACTTTCCGAATGATTCTTGGATTGATGGACGCTACTGAGGGAAAAGTTAGTTGGAATGGTGAAGCGATAGATTATAGTAAAAGTGATCAAATTGGCTATTTACCAGAAGAAAGAGGATTGTATCCCAAACTCACGGTAAAAGATCAAATTATTTATCTAGGAAAACTTCGAGGTATGCAAAAGAAAGCTATTGTTACTGAATTAGAAAAATGGTTAGAACGATTTAAAGTTCCTGAAAATATCGATAAAAAGATTGAAGAATTATCAAAGGGTAATCAACAGAAAATCCAGTTTATTTCTGCTGTCATACATAAACCTAAATTACTTATCCTGGATGAACCGTTTTCTGGATTAGACCCTGTTAATGTTGAAATGATGGTGCGCGCAGTTACTGATTTAAAAGAGCAAGGTACATCGATTGTCTTTTCTTCGCACCAGATGGAGGTAGTTGAAGAATTGTGTGAACACCTTTGTATTATGCAACATGGTAAACCAATTGTTCATGGCGCGTTAAAAGAAATTAAACGGTCATTTGGTAAGAAGAACTTATTTATTCACGCTGATTTTGATTTAGACTTTCTGAAAGATATTGCGGGTGTTCTCACACTAAAGAAATTTCCAGAAGGTTGTAAATTACAAATCGAAAATGAAGCAGTATCACAAACTGTTTTTGCAGCAATTCAAAATAAAGGCTTTGTTCGTAGGTTTGAGTTAGAAGAACCTTCTTTAAATGATATCTTTATTGAGAAAGCAGGTGAAGCATATGAATAAATTTTGGATTGTCTTAGGACATACGTACTGGACACGATTTAAATCAAAATCATTTATCATTACAACAGCCATTTTCCTTGTGTTTATTATTGGATTAGCCAATGTGCAATCGATTATAGATTTATTTGATAGTGATAATGAGCAAGATGTAGTTGCAATAATTGATGAAACTGAGGAAGTATACAACCTACTTGCTGAAAATATGGCATCAGATGATAGTCTAGAATTAGAGCTATTTAATGGAACAGTAGAAGAAGCGGAAGAAAGCGTACAAGAGGAAGTTTACGTTGGTGTATTAAACATTGAATTGGATCAAGATAATTTGCCAATTGCAACATATCATACTGCGCAGCTATCCAACAATTCCATTCAAATGCAATTAGAAACGCAATTACAGCAAATTAAAGTTGCATTAGCTACTAATCAAGCTGGTATTGATCAAACTGTCTTGGAATCTATTTATTCACCTGTCAGTTTTGATACAGTAGCAATTGAAACAGCAGATGGAACAACAGCAAAAACAGAAGAAGAATTAAGTGGTGCGCGTGGTCTCGTTTATGTGATTCTTTTCTTGTTATACTTTGCAGTTATCACGTACGGCAATATGATAGCGCAAGATATAGCAAATGAAAAATCCTCTCGTGTAATGGAAATATTAATTTCTAGTTCATCACCAGTAAGTCAAATGTTTGCGAAAATAATTGGAATTGCACTACTGGGCTTAACTCAAATTGGTTTGTTTATGGTAGTAGGTTTTGTCATGCTTCAACAAAAACAAGATGAACTAGCAGGTGGTTTTTTTGATGCCTTTGGCTTGTCAGACATTTCGATTGCAACCTTTGTCTATGCAATAGTTTTCTTTTTGTTAGGTTATTTACTATATGCAACTTTGTCAGCAATGCTAGGTTCACTAGTTAGTCGAATAGAAGATGTGCAGCAATTAATGACACCAGTCATTTTACTCATAGTGGTTGCATTTATGCTAGCAATGTTTGGTCTCAGTGTACCTGAATCGACTGTAATTACGGTGACTTCTTATATTCCATTCTTTACACCAATGGTTATGTTTCTACGTGTAGGGATGTTGGATGTGGCATTCTGGGAAGTTGCTATAAGCATTGGAATTATGGTTGTAACGATAGCAATTTTAGCGATTATCGGAGCTAGAGTTTATCGTGGCGGTGTTCTAATGTATGGTCGTAGCGCCTCGTTAAAAGATTTTAAAAAAGCTTTTCAATTATCAAAAAAAGAATAGGTTAAAAAAGCTTGTAACTTTGTTGCAAGCTTTTTTTATTAACTCAATTATCTCAGTTGGCTGATTTAAGCTTGGAGTATACCTACTATATTGTTCGGTAGTCTTAAAATAAGCTGTTTCTAAAAGACTATGTTTTATTACGAAGCATCCATAAAATCCAACATAATGTTCCATGTGTCAGATTTATCATCAACTACGACGTAACAATCTGGTATTACTCGCTACGTCAGCAAATGGTTTCGCTTTCCGTGGGCACAACCTCAGCTATCTATAGAAGCAAAGAACGCTTCTATAGAGGATCTTCGGTTCGTGCTATTCCCACAGGAGTCTCAACCATTTGCTTCCTTCGCTGATTAGTGGATTTATTTTTAAGTGTAAGACAGAATCATGTCGAAATATTTTCAAGAAACTAATGATTAATGTGTTTATTTGTAGTTCATAAAATGTTTAAAGACAAAACTAGCGGATCAAGTGAAATGGGCGACACTCCTGCAGGAACAGCAAATGTTTTCGATGGGATGAGTAATCGCAATCCCACGGGCTGAAGATCCACTCGGAAGCTTTTTTTCTTCCGAGTTAGCTGAAGCCGTGCCTGCGGAAAGGGAGCCCATTTCGCTTGAGGAGCGGGCATAAATTCTGTTGTATTGCAATTTATATAAAGAATGTTATGTCGCAGTTTCTATCCAATTTGCCAGAGGAGTTGCCATGTTGAGTGCGCAAATTAAACTTCAAATTTGGTTTTTGAGATTTTCTTGTTATGTCAACACATATATATAAATTTCACTTTACGAAAGTTGCATATTTATAATAAACGAACGTGCATTCGTTCTGTCTGTCTGCTACAATAAAAGTAAAATTACATGTAAAACTAGAGAGGAATTTTTTTATGCAAGAAAACATTTCTTTTATCCATTGTGCGGATTTACATATAGATAGCCCGTTTGTGGGCCTAAGTTATTTACCAGATAAACTTTTACAAGAAGTGAAAAAGAGTACATTTGACGCATTAAACCGCTTGGTTGAAACAGCTATTGCCAAACAAGTCGACTTTGTTCTAATGGTTGGGGATATCTTTGATCAAACAGTGCAAAGTGTTTATGCACAAATGCAATTTTTGAAAGCATGTGAAGTTTTAGAAAAAGAGAATATTATGGTATATGTTTCATTTGGAAACCATGATTATCTTAATCGTAATTTATTAACTTTCCAATTTCCAGATAATGTTCGATTGTTTACAGAAGAGAATGTTCAATCTTTTATTTTTGAAAGAGACCAAAAACAAGTGGCGACTATATATGGATTCAGCTATTTGCAACGAGCCGTTATAGAGAACAAAACAGAGCAATATAAAATAGTAAGTGATACACCTTATCATATTGCCATGCTTCATGGTAGTGTGGCACAGCAAACAGACCATGATACGTACGCACCATTTCAATTAAGTGAATTGACGGAAAAGGGATTTGATTATTGGGCATTAGGTCATATACATAAACGGCAGCAACTTAAAAATGACCCGCCAGTAGTATATGCCGGAAATACACAAGGACGTTCTAAAAAAGAAACAGGAGAAAAAGGCTGTTACCATGTTGAATTAGGGGAAAACAGTAATTCCTTGACATTTTGCCCACTTCAAGTAATTCGTTTTGAAGATATTGAAGTTGATTTAAAAATGTGTACGAGCTTACAAGCTTTAGAGCAAATTGTTGATGAAGAAGTCCAGCAAATAGCTACTCTATTTGGAAAATCAGTTATTAGGTTGCGTTTTTATAATTACATAGAAGATGTGGAAACATGGTACTACGAAGAGATGTTAACAGATGTGATTGAGTTTATTAATGAGAAAATGATGAGTTATCAAGACTGGGTGTGGATTCAAGAAGTTAAACTATCTAAACAGAATCGTACAGATAAGGAGAAATTGCGTCAAGGCGAGGATTTCCTAGGGGAATTATTGCGAACTTTTGACGAAGATAAGGATTTTGATGAAACAGTTAAATCTGTATGGAAACATCGTCAAGCAAGAAAATTCCTAGAAAAGTTAACAGACGAAGAAAAGATGGAAGTTAAGACAGAGGCAGAAAATCTGTTAATCTATCAACTGTTAAGGAAGGAAGAAAGATGAAAATATTAGAGGCAAATATATTTGGATTTGGCAAGTGGAAGCAAGTTACTTTTGATCTATCAGGTGCTTCTTTTATTGTAATTGCTGGACAAAATGAATCAGGGAAATCAACGTTAAGACAATTTATGCTATTTATCTTATTTGGAATGCCACCTAAACAGCGTAGTCAGTTTCTACCGAAAACTGGAGGGGAAATGGGTGGTACGTTAAAGATTCAGACAAAAGATGTAGGGGTTTTTACAATTGAGCGCATTCATGACCGAAACAAAGCACAGGCAACCTGTTATGATCAAGATGGTATGGTACATGGAGAAGAGTGGTTAAAAGAAAGACTAAGTGGTGTGGATGCACAAACATTTGCTGATATTTTTTCTTTTGATTCTATTTCTCTTCAACGCTTACAACAAATAAAACAAACAGATATTGGCGAAGTATTGCTAGGTGTTGGTATGACGGGAACGGATCAAATATATTGGACAGAAAAATGGTTAGATCAACAATTACAAGATTTGTTTAGGCCACAAGGAAAAAAACCAGCGATGAATCAATTGATTGATACAATGGAAGAAAAAAGAAAACAGTTAGAACAAATGGAACAAGAGACACAACTTTATAAAGAGAAACAAAAAATTAAAGTATCTTTAGAAGAGACAGTAGCAATTTCCCAAGAAAAAAGTGAGCGTTTACGTAAAGAAAAGCAAAAAACGGAACAAAAACTACAGCTACATGAAGTGATTGAAGCTTTTCATCACACACAAAATAAGTTAAGCGATTTACCAGAAGAGATTTCTTTTCCAGAGAATGGCCTGGAACGTTATCAGCAGATAAAAGAACAAATATTACCATTAAAAAGTGAGTTAACCGTAATAAACTTGAATATAGAAAAAGAGACAAAGCAACTCCAAGAGATAAATAATAAACAATTATCTACAGCCTCAATAGATGAATTAGAAAAGCTTAAGGACCAACGTTATGTGTATCATGAGAATTTAAACAAGTATTCATTTAACGTACAAGCACAAGAAGAATTAGCTAGACAGTTAACGCATGAAATGGAACAATTACAGATCGGTCTGACTTTGGAGCAATTATCAGATTTATCCTTACCGTTTGCTACAGAGGATATATGGCAGCATTTAAAAGAAGAACAAGAAGACGTAAGGGCAGGGTTAGCTCAGATAGAAACAGAATTAAAGGAGATCCAAGAGAATAAAGGATTATTAGAAAAAGAACGAGAAACACTTGAAAATAAACAACTCGATCAAGCTACTATCAACGAATTGAACAAACAAATAGAGGATTATCAAAAATCACTGTCTAGCAATCAACAACAGAATAATAATTGGGAAACGCTTAGAAACAAGAGATTGAAGAGTACAAACCGTTTTAGTTTTTATAGTTTAATTCTACTAGTAATAAGCACTATAGCGGGATTTCTATTATCTAATTACTATTTATATGCTATAAGTGCATTTTTTTTAGTAATTGGTTCGATACATCAGGTTTTTACACGTCAATCTATTCAGGCTATGGAACCGCTATTTGATCGTCATAAACAAGTGGATACCAATCATGCTAGTAGTACAGAGAATATTAAGGAAACAGAAAACGTGATAGCCGAACAAGTTGAATTGAACAAAAGATTAACAAAAATAAATGATAGTCTAAGAAATATTCAATTAGCAAAGTTAAAAGCAGATGAAAGAAGACAATTTTTCATACAAAGAAAAACTATCTTAGAATCAAAAAGTAAGGAGCAAATGGAACAATTTCCTTTTCTAAAAGAAATATCAGTCGGTTATTGGTCAAAGCTTTTTAATCATCTAACAAAAGTAGTAGAAAAAGTAGACAACTTGGACAAACTAAATAAAGATATCTTGCAAGCAAGTAAGGATATTAATAATTATGAACAGTGGTTAGCGAATGTTTTTCATTTGAATTATCAAACACAATCACATCAACCTACTAAAATGCTTGAGTTGATAATTGATGAAGTTGATAATCAAAAACACTTAAAACAAAGAGAAAAACTGTTACATAATAATAGAACAAATTTAATAACACAACGAGAAACAATTGAATCAAGAATCAAGCCATACGAGCATGAGATTAATCAATTATGGAATAAGGCAAACGTAAGTGATGAAGAAAGTTATATAGCTAAAGGATATCAAAAGGAAGAATTAGTAAAAAAGAGTACAGATTTAAAGTCGTATGAACGGCAAATTAATACGTTTTTATCTAAAGAAGAATGGGAAAGATTATTAGCAGGAGAGCAAATTCAAAAGCATGAGATAGAAAATGCACTATATCAAATTACAAATAAGTTAAAAGAAGTACAGAGTCAAATCGAAATGAATCAACAACGATTAGCAGACATTCATTCTGAAATAAGGCGGGTTGAAATATCGACGTCATTTCAAGATGAGAAACATCACTATTATGAGTTGAAAAATGAACTACAGGAACAGGCAAAACAATGGGCTACCTATCAATTAGCTAAGGAAAAATTACAAGAGACAAAAAATATTTATCAACGCTCTTTTTTACCGAAAGTATTGGAACAAACAACCGAACACTTTAAAAAATTAACAGACGAAAAGTATAAAAGTGTTTTCCTTACAGATCAAGAGTCAATGTTACAAGTAGAAGATGTTTTAGGATTACGTTTTATCGTGACTGAGTTATCACAGGGAACAAGAGATCAATTGTATATTGCCTTGCGCATTGCTTTAAGTGAAATGATACAAAAAAAACAACAAATGCCATTTTTTATTGATGATGCATTTGTTCATTTCGATCCAAATCGTTTGGATAAGATGTATGCGATCTTTAAGCAACTAAGTACGAAACAACAAATTATCTTATTTACTAGTGACTATAATTGGAGTAGTGAAACAGTCTATGATGGGTATGACTTTCAATTGGTTCGAATTTAACTTATTATTACACATAATTTAATATTTTTATTAAATCATGTGTAAACTATTGGAAAAGTTAGCGTTTGCATTTAAGATAGGTAGTGTCAGATTAAAAATTTTCACATGTTGGAGGAGCAAATAGTGCCAAGTTATCAAGGTAAAGAGGAATGGATAGGTTATGAAGAGATAATGGATAAGTTTATCCAAGTAATAGCAAAGAATATGAATCTTTATGGAATTACACCATCTGTTGGTCGTTTATATGGCACATTATATTTCAATGATGGTCCAATGACTTTGGATGAAATGCGTGATGCCTTAGAAATGAGTAAGACAAGTATGTCAACAGGTGTAAGAGCGTTGTCAGAAATGAAAATGGTTGAACCTGCATTTAAAAAAGGTGAAA
The nucleotide sequence above comes from Paraliobacillus zengyii. Encoded proteins:
- a CDS encoding PucR family transcriptional regulator encodes the protein MLEKLKEVFPSLLWGKEDLTPKKGYLWFTTNNNEIIGIDKKEINTKEKQLLDTFLTPYYGNESPTNTNREKQWIQLLFENNKEKLEAPPDTYRFVYFTLSEPIDPLAFQEAIHGLFPDQVPIIWENQQEGVIIEESKPTLEEDTSYDQIIDVFMSDFYINILFYVGPFFTDLQKSPHYYQWIKKSFHTVHQYEKKTVMNYVTAVPYLVSASLLETDYIMMIDSILQDTDQDEELLKTIQIFLECNSNTSLAAKKMYMHRNSLQYRIDKFIEKTNIDVKQFEGALSVYLTLLLKKKLKQSM
- a CDS encoding DUF445 family protein; this encodes MSPIVIVLVMIGIGALIGGITNSLAIRMLFRPHEAKYIGKFKVPFTPGLIPKRKDELAKQLGKMVVEHLITVEGIQNKLFHADFKIQVEKWLAKELDTLMNSDQTVRTFVKKVNLNIDEVQIKQSLQNWLHRYQKDWMHKNGSKQMSEIIGQDMQDKVEDFLTDSATMIQEKVNQYIAGKAAANKMQELLDTYFADKGFFGNMLASVFGGKTVVDKIQPIFVNYTKSDDMYEVIEKLLRKEWENVLFHSANQVEEKIGQDRITTAIDYLVNNYFPVKEIADKPIRVWLSSLSPFVDQIVTGATTQFLHVVQKRLAPLLHTLGLEEIVEKEVQAFPLKRVEELVLNISRKELKLITYLGALLGGLIGLIQGIIIVLVG
- a CDS encoding YlbF family regulator; this encodes MSNIQDSAHDLENAIRNSEEFQDLKQAYETVMADEVAKKMFEDFRNTQIELQEKQMQGQEITEEEVEKARKVVETVQQHEQISKLMDQEQRLNVLINDVSKTITKPLEELYGAQE
- a CDS encoding ABC transporter ATP-binding protein, with amino-acid sequence MTLKLERVTKKFGDFTAVNQLSIEIPEKQIFGFLGANGAGKTTTFRMILGLMDATEGKVSWNGEAIDYSKSDQIGYLPEERGLYPKLTVKDQIIYLGKLRGMQKKAIVTELEKWLERFKVPENIDKKIEELSKGNQQKIQFISAVIHKPKLLILDEPFSGLDPVNVEMMVRAVTDLKEQGTSIVFSSHQMEVVEELCEHLCIMQHGKPIVHGALKEIKRSFGKKNLFIHADFDLDFLKDIAGVLTLKKFPEGCKLQIENEAVSQTVFAAIQNKGFVRRFELEEPSLNDIFIEKAGEAYE
- a CDS encoding ABC transporter permease; the encoded protein is MNKFWIVLGHTYWTRFKSKSFIITTAIFLVFIIGLANVQSIIDLFDSDNEQDVVAIIDETEEVYNLLAENMASDDSLELELFNGTVEEAEESVQEEVYVGVLNIELDQDNLPIATYHTAQLSNNSIQMQLETQLQQIKVALATNQAGIDQTVLESIYSPVSFDTVAIETADGTTAKTEEELSGARGLVYVILFLLYFAVITYGNMIAQDIANEKSSRVMEILISSSSPVSQMFAKIIGIALLGLTQIGLFMVVGFVMLQQKQDELAGGFFDAFGLSDISIATFVYAIVFFLLGYLLYATLSAMLGSLVSRIEDVQQLMTPVILLIVVAFMLAMFGLSVPESTVITVTSYIPFFTPMVMFLRVGMLDVAFWEVAISIGIMVVTIAILAIIGARVYRGGVLMYGRSASLKDFKKAFQLSKKE
- a CDS encoding metallophosphoesterase family protein; translated protein: MQENISFIHCADLHIDSPFVGLSYLPDKLLQEVKKSTFDALNRLVETAIAKQVDFVLMVGDIFDQTVQSVYAQMQFLKACEVLEKENIMVYVSFGNHDYLNRNLLTFQFPDNVRLFTEENVQSFIFERDQKQVATIYGFSYLQRAVIENKTEQYKIVSDTPYHIAMLHGSVAQQTDHDTYAPFQLSELTEKGFDYWALGHIHKRQQLKNDPPVVYAGNTQGRSKKETGEKGCYHVELGENSNSLTFCPLQVIRFEDIEVDLKMCTSLQALEQIVDEEVQQIATLFGKSVIRLRFYNYIEDVETWYYEEMLTDVIEFINEKMMSYQDWVWIQEVKLSKQNRTDKEKLRQGEDFLGELLRTFDEDKDFDETVKSVWKHRQARKFLEKLTDEEKMEVKTEAENLLIYQLLRKEER
- a CDS encoding ATP-binding protein — its product is MKILEANIFGFGKWKQVTFDLSGASFIVIAGQNESGKSTLRQFMLFILFGMPPKQRSQFLPKTGGEMGGTLKIQTKDVGVFTIERIHDRNKAQATCYDQDGMVHGEEWLKERLSGVDAQTFADIFSFDSISLQRLQQIKQTDIGEVLLGVGMTGTDQIYWTEKWLDQQLQDLFRPQGKKPAMNQLIDTMEEKRKQLEQMEQETQLYKEKQKIKVSLEETVAISQEKSERLRKEKQKTEQKLQLHEVIEAFHHTQNKLSDLPEEISFPENGLERYQQIKEQILPLKSELTVINLNIEKETKQLQEINNKQLSTASIDELEKLKDQRYVYHENLNKYSFNVQAQEELARQLTHEMEQLQIGLTLEQLSDLSLPFATEDIWQHLKEEQEDVRAGLAQIETELKEIQENKGLLEKERETLENKQLDQATINELNKQIEDYQKSLSSNQQQNNNWETLRNKRLKSTNRFSFYSLILLVISTIAGFLLSNYYLYAISAFFLVIGSIHQVFTRQSIQAMEPLFDRHKQVDTNHASSTENIKETENVIAEQVELNKRLTKINDSLRNIQLAKLKADERRQFFIQRKTILESKSKEQMEQFPFLKEISVGYWSKLFNHLTKVVEKVDNLDKLNKDILQASKDINNYEQWLANVFHLNYQTQSHQPTKMLELIIDEVDNQKHLKQREKLLHNNRTNLITQRETIESRIKPYEHEINQLWNKANVSDEESYIAKGYQKEELVKKSTDLKSYERQINTFLSKEEWERLLAGEQIQKHEIENALYQITNKLKEVQSQIEMNQQRLADIHSEIRRVEISTSFQDEKHHYYELKNELQEQAKQWATYQLAKEKLQETKNIYQRSFLPKVLEQTTEHFKKLTDEKYKSVFLTDQESMLQVEDVLGLRFIVTELSQGTRDQLYIALRIALSEMIQKKQQMPFFIDDAFVHFDPNRLDKMYAIFKQLSTKQQIILFTSDYNWSSETVYDGYDFQLVRI